The proteins below come from a single Rhodococcus sp. WMMA185 genomic window:
- a CDS encoding alpha/beta hydrolase yields MKSVPNDRKPSKVGRKPDIQYRSGARLAGPSVESQLLYSAFRWFVRPVAKIAPINDPAIRGAALLDKAAVIRPAPGIRRQRVRLPGFNAEIVRAPGVSPDFSSGVVLYIHGGGFVSCGLNTHRPIVATIAKLTGLPVMHVGYRQLPDTNISGSVDDCLTAYNWLLENGARPEGTVFVGDSAGGFLVFATALTANAAGIDLPAGLVGLSPLLDLDCADKFEHANASRDVFAQVEAIAAISRLGGEVDGVLDRALSPVNGDLEGLPPSLLFAAEGEVLRWDSELMADRLSAAGVPTTLQIWDGQVHAFPVFWPGLPESRAVLRRIARFVETHIQPDRGIVRGKSA; encoded by the coding sequence ATGAAATCTGTGCCGAACGACCGCAAGCCGTCCAAGGTGGGCCGGAAACCGGATATTCAGTACCGTTCGGGAGCCAGGCTCGCGGGGCCGAGCGTCGAATCCCAGCTTCTCTACAGTGCATTCAGATGGTTCGTCCGCCCTGTCGCCAAGATTGCCCCGATAAATGATCCGGCGATTCGCGGCGCTGCGCTGCTGGACAAGGCGGCTGTGATTCGTCCCGCCCCCGGCATTCGCAGGCAGCGTGTGCGACTGCCCGGATTCAACGCCGAGATCGTTCGCGCGCCAGGTGTTTCCCCCGATTTCAGTAGCGGTGTAGTCCTCTATATTCACGGAGGCGGATTCGTCTCTTGTGGGCTGAACACACATCGGCCTATCGTCGCTACCATTGCCAAGCTGACGGGGCTTCCGGTCATGCATGTGGGATACCGGCAACTTCCCGACACCAACATCAGTGGTTCGGTGGACGACTGTCTCACGGCGTACAACTGGCTGCTCGAAAACGGGGCCCGACCAGAAGGGACGGTGTTCGTCGGTGATTCTGCCGGCGGATTCCTGGTGTTCGCGACGGCATTGACGGCGAATGCGGCGGGCATCGATCTGCCCGCCGGTCTTGTGGGGCTCTCCCCGCTGCTCGATCTGGACTGCGCCGACAAGTTCGAGCATGCCAACGCTTCCCGCGACGTGTTCGCCCAGGTGGAAGCAATCGCCGCCATCAGCAGGCTCGGCGGTGAGGTGGATGGTGTCCTCGACCGCGCGCTTTCTCCCGTGAACGGCGACCTCGAAGGGCTGCCGCCGTCGTTGCTGTTCGCCGCGGAAGGTGAGGTGCTGCGGTGGGATTCGGAGTTGATGGCGGACCGTCTGAGCGCTGCGGGCGTTCCGACGACCCTGCAGATCTGGGACGGGCAGGTCCATGCTTTCCCCGTGTTTTGGCCAGGACTGCCCGAAAGCCGTGCGGTGCTTCGTCGTATCGCGCGGTTCGTCGAGACGCACATTCAACCGGACCGCGGGATCGTCCGGGGTAAGTCTGCCTGA